TATCGAAGATACTCAGGTCTGCTGTTGCTAACGCAGAGCAGAAGAAGGTTGCCGATCCTGAGTCAATGAGAGTTGCAAAGGTGTTTATTGATCAGGGTCCGGTAATGAAAAGAATGATGCCTCGTGCCATGGGCAGGGCTGATGTGATAAGAAAGAGATCAAGTCATATAACTTTAATTCTGGAAGAATAGGATCGGAGGAATAATTTTGGGGCAGAAGGCACATCCGATAGGAATAAGGCTCGGAATAATTAAGACGTGGAACTCGAAATGGTTCGCAAAGAAAGACTATGTAGAGTTGCTTCACGAAGATCTTGCCATACAGAAGTTCATCAAGGACTCGCTCTTTCATGCCGGCGTGCCCAAGGTTGAGATCGAGAGAGCAGGGCAGAAGCTGAAGGTCATTATTCAGACAGCACGCCCTGGGATCATCATCGGCAAAAGGGGAGCTGAGGTCGATAAGCTGAAGAAGACCCTTGAAGATATGACAGGCAAGAAGGTTTCTATAGATATAAAAGAGGTAAGAAAACCTGAACTTGATGCCCAGCTTGTAGCAGAAAATATTGCGCTTCAACTGGAGAAGAGGATAATGTTCAGGAGGGCGATGAAGAAGTCTGTTACAACTGCCCGCAGGTTCGGAGCATTGGGCATAAAAGTTATGTGTGGCGGCAGGCTTGGAGGCGCAGAAATAGCCAGGTCAGAGTGGTACCGTGAAGGAAGGGTGCCATTGCACACATTCAGGTCTGACATTGATTACGGGACTGCTGAGGCCAAGACCACTTTTGGAAGAATAGGCGTTAAGGTCTGGATATACAGAGGTGATATTTTAGAGAAACCCGCTTTGGCAGAAATTGCAAGCGGAGACACAGTAAGTTAAGGGAAATTAGCCATGTTAATGCCAAAAAAAGTTAAATTCAGAAAGATGATGAAGGGCAATATGAACGGTAAGGCCTACAGGGGCTCGTCAATATCTTTCGGCGAGTACGGGCTTAAAGCGCTTGAACCCGGCTGGGTCACTAACCGCCAGATAGAGTCTGCGAGGATCGCGATATCAAGGCATGCCAAGAGAGGCTGTAAACTCTGGATAAGGATATTTCCTGACAAGCCTCTTACCAAAAAGCCTGCAGAAACAAGAATGGGTAAAGGTAAAGGCGCTTTGTCTGGTGTGTGGGTTGCCGTGGTGAAGCCTGGGAGGGTCATGTATGAGATATCAGGTGTCAGTGAAGAACTGGCAAAAGAAGCACTTAGGCTTGCCTCACATAAACTTGCTATCGCTACAAAATTTGTCAAGAGAGGAGATGTATTATGAAGAAATCCTCCGAACTGCGTGACATGACTGTTGAAGAACTCAGGCATGAAGAGCATGATCTCAGAAAGGAACTTTTTAATCTAAGGTTTCAGAAGGTGACCGGTGAGATAGAGAACCCTATGAGGATAAATCAGGTAAAAAAGGGAATTGCAAGGGTCTTAACTGTATCCGGTTATAAATCAAGGGCCAGCAAATAATTTATTAGAGAGAAATATATATGCCAAGAAAAAACTATACAGGCGAAGTACTGAGCGACAAGATGGATAAGACAGTTGTTGTTGCTGTTACCCGGGTTACACAGCACCCTCTTTATAAGAAGACCGTGACGAAGGTGTCAAAGTTCAAGGCGCATGATGAGGAGAATCAGTGTAAGATTGGTGACAAGGTGCAGATAACTGAATCAAGGCCTATAAGCAAAGACAAGAGATGGAAAGTGACTGAGATAGTCAAAAGAGGAAGCGAATGATACAGGTTCAGACAGTATTGGATGTTGCTGACAATTCAGGAGCAAAAAAGGTGATGTGCATCAGGGTTTCCGGCGGTTCTCGCAGGAGATATGCCAGAATTGGTGACAGGATCGTTGTTTCAGTAAAAGAGGCGATAGCTAACAGTAATGTAAAGAAGGGAACTGTAATGAAGGCGGTTGTTGTCAGGACTAAAAAAGAGTTGCGGAGGCAGGACGGTTCCTACATAAGGTTTGACCAGAATGCCGCTGTTTTAATCAATGCTGAGGGGGAGCCTGTCGGCACAAGAATATTTGGACCGGTTGCAAGGGAGTTAAGATGGAAAGATTACATGAAGATCATCTCTCTTGCCCCAGAGGTCTTATAAATTAAAGGAGCAGTTGTGGGATTAGGTATAAAAAAAGAAGATACGATACTGGTTATAGCCGGTGATGATAAAGGCAAGAGAGGCAGGGTTCTTGAAGTTGACCCGGGCAAGGACAGGCTCGTTATCGAAAGCATCAACATGATCAAGAAACATATGAAGCCGAATAATAAATACAAGCAGGGCGGAATCATAGAAAAAGAGGCTCCTATGAATCTGTCCAATGTAATGCTCGTCTGCTCAAAATGCGATAAGCCTGTAAGAATAGGACACAAGATACTTGAGAACGGAACTAAAGTCCGGACATGCAATAAGTGCGGGGAGGTTATTTAGTAGCGCTGATGAGCAGATTAAGAGAGAAATATAATAAAGAGGTCGTATCCATTCTGATGAAGGAGTTTTCCTTTAAGAATGTCATGCAGGTGCCGCGGATAACATCTATTGTCCTTAATGTGGGGATGGGTGAGGCGATTCAGGAGATCAAACTCCTTGACGCCGCAGTAAAAGAATTAGCCACTATTACGGGACAGGCGCCTGTTATAACAAAGGCCAAGAAATCCATCGCAACATTTAAGCTGAGGGAAGGGATGTCCATAGGCGCCAAGGTAACTCTCAGGGGCGACAGGATGTATGATTTTCTTGATAAGTTCATATCTCTTGCTTTGCCGAGGATAAGGGATTTTAACGGTGTCTCTCCGAAATCATTTGACGGCAGGGGTAACTTTTCGTTCGGTGTAAAGGAACAGATAATATTCCCGGAGATCAATTATGACAAGATAGCGAGCACTCACGGTATGAACGTGGTCATTGTTACATCTGCGAAAACCGATGCACAGGGAAGGGCGTTACTAAAGCATTTAGGCATGCCTTTTATTAATAAAAACGTTAACTGAGACAAGGGAGTTTTATGGCAAAGAAGTGTTTGGTTGAGAAATCGAAAAGGACGCCGAAGTTCAAGGTCAGGGCATATCACAGATGCCGTCTATGCGGAAGGCCTAACGGTTTTCTCAGGGAATTCGGAATGTGCAGAATATGCTTCAGGACGCTTGCCTTGAAAGGCATGATCCCTGGCGTAACAAAATCGAGTTGGTAAGAGGTATAAATATATGATGACAGATCCGATAGCAGATATGCTTACAAGAATCAGGAATGGTAATATGGCGAAGCTTGAAAAGGTTGATATGCCTTCTTCAAAGCTTAAGCTTGAGATGACCAAGATCCTTAAGGAAAAGGGCTTTATAAGGGGCTACAAGGTCTTAAAGGATAATAAACAGGGGATCATCAGAATTTCTCTTAAGTATTTTGGCGGGGATAAGAGGGTGATAACAGACCTCAAGAGGATAAGCAAGCCGGGCAGAAGAGTTTATGTTGATAGCGCGAGTATTCCAAAGGTTATGGGCGGAGTCGGTTTAGCTATCATCTCAACATCAAAGGGTGTCCTCTCTGATGATATGTGCAGGAAAGAGAGAGTCGGTGGAGAGGTTCTCTGTAATGTATGGTAAAGACGGTTATAAGTTTAAAGTTAAGAGTGAAGACTGTAACTATCATTCTATAATCTTTTAACTTTTAATTTTAAACTTTTAATTTTTTTGGAGATAAAATGTCTAGAATAGGTAAAACCCCGATAAATGTAGCTAATGGTGTAGACGTCAAGATACAGGGAAGCAATATCTCTGTCAAGGGCCCTAAGGGTCAATTGATATGGGACTTTCCGTCGCGGATGAAGGTTTCTCTTCAGGATAAGGTGCTTGTTGTAGAAAGGCCGTCTGATTCAAAGGATGTCAGGTCGCTTCATGGTACGACGAGAAGTATTATCGCCAATATGGTAACGGGAGTAAGCGAAGGTTACAAGATCGTGCTTCAGATCATCGGGGTCGGCTATAGGGCACAGGTACAGGGGAATAAGATTAATTTTGCGATTGGATATTCACATCCGGTGGAGTTTGTTCTTCCGGAAGGTATCAGCGCTGAGATTGACAAGAAACAGACATTGTTGACGCTCACTGGCATTGATAAACAGCTGATAGGCCAGGTGGCTGCAAATATAATAGCAATAAGGCCTCCGGATGCATATAAAGGCAAAGGCATAAGATTCGAAGGTGAGCAGATCAAGTTGAAGGCTGGCAAGACAGGGAAGTAGGTTGGAGATCGTTATAAACTTTAATTACAGATCAAGAGTTATAAGCCGGAGGTTTTTTTGAACTTAAAGAGGCAGGAACCAAGAAAGAAAAGACATTTTAGAGTCAGAAAGAAGATTGCCGGTACCGCAGCCAGGACAAGGCTTAATGTCTTCAGGAGCAGTAATCATATATATGCGCAGCTGATAGATGACTATTCCGGAACGACAGTTGCTTCTGCATCAAGCCTGGACAAGGATGTCAAAGGAAAGATCAAGTCCGGAGGGAATATTGATTCAGCAAAGGTTGTAGGCCTGCTCATTGCAGAGAGGGCTTCAAGTAAAGGGATAAAGAGTGTTGTTTTTGACAGAGGCGGCTATCTTTATCACGGAAGGGTTAAAGCCCTTGCCGATGCGGCAAGAGAAGGCGGGTTGGAATTTTAATTGAAACTGACAAATTTAAAATATAATTTTTTCTGGAGGCATAGTGGGTAGGATCAACCCTGAAAGTCTGAATCTGAAAGACAAGGTAGTTTTTATTAATAGAGTCGCCAAGGTTGTAAAAGGCGGAAGGAGATTTTCCTTCAGTGCCCTTGTTGTTGTCGGTGATGAAAATGGTTATGTCGGGTTTGGGAAAGGCAAAGCCGGAGAGGTCCCCGAGGCTATCAGGAAGGCTATTGAACATGCCAAAAAGAACTTGATCAAGGTTTCTCTTAACAACGGTACCATTCCGCACAGGATAGTAGGCAGTTACGGAGCCGGCAGAGTAGTTATTCAGCCGGGAAAGCCAGGGACAGGACTAATTGCCGGAGGGCCGGTAAGAGCGGTTATGGAAGTGACCGGGATCCGCAACATAGTTGCAAAGTCTTTAGGCAGCAGAAATCCTTTTAATATGATAAGGGCAACAATAGACGGATTTACAAAGCTGCAGGATAGCAATACGACCCTCAGAAGGGCTGGCAGGGCGGAAGAAGGACAGGAGCAGGGATTAACCAATGAAGAATCTTAAGATAACATTAAAGCGAAGTGTGATAGGCAAACCTGAAAAACAGAGAAAGATCGTAAGATCTCTTGGTTTGAGAAAGCTCCATCAGACAGTACTGCATAGGGATGAGCCTACGATAAGAGGAATGATCCATAAGATCTCGCATATGTTGGAAGTTGCTGAATCAGAATAATAAGTTAAGATTTTAATATAGTTATTTGATAAAAAGGAAAATTTAATGAGATTATCAGATCTTGCACCGGTTCCGGGCAGCAGAAAGAAGAGAAAGAGGGTTGGAAGAGGGCCTGGATCAGGTCACGGGAAGACCGCTTGTAAGGGTCATAAGGGGCAGAAGGCAAGAACCGGAGGCGGCACAAGGCCGGGTTTTGAAGGCGGACAGATGCCTCTGCAGCGCAGGATTCCCAAGAGAGGATTCACAAATATTTTTCAGGAGCAGTATTCAGTTGTTAACGTCGGGGCATTAAACGATATCACTGATACTCCGATAACTCCTGAAGTGCTTGTGGAAAAGGGATTGATAAAGAATATCGCAAATCCTGTAAAGATACTCGGATCCGGTGAGCTTACAAACCCTGTTAATGTAAAGGCTCATGCCTTCAGCGCTTCTGCTAAAGAAAAGATATCCAATGCAAAGGGCAATGCTGAAACAATATAAGGCCCGGAGTTTGAAAAGACCGGGTAATACAAAACACTCCTTGAGATTTCATTTAGCCTGAGAAATAATATGAGCATAGTTGCGAGCTTTCAAAATGTCTTTAAAATCCCCGAACTGAAGAGCAGGATACTCTTCACACTTGGCCTATTGGCCGTTTACAGGATAGGTGCACACATTCCGACTCCCGGCATAGACGGCTTGGAACTCAGCAAGTTTTTGTTGGACAGGGGCGGGGCCCTTATGGGATTCTTCGATATGTTCTCCGGAGGTGCCTTGTCAAGGGCAACTATCTTTGCGCTGGGCATAATGCCTTATATCAGCGCCTCGATAATACTTCAGCTTCTAACTGTTGTTGTTCCGGCGCTTGGGAAATTGGCCAAAGAGGGTGAAAGCGGAAGAAAGAAGATAACACAATATACGAGATACGGCACGGTAGTTATAAGTATCATTCAGTCATTAGGTATAGCAGTTGGTATTGAAAGCATGAATCAGGGCGCCTTTGTGCAGGATCCGGGATGGTCGTTCAGGCTGATGACTATGCTGACAATGACTTCAGGCACTGCCTTTATCATGTGGCTTGGCGAACAGATAACCGAAAGAGGCATCGGCAACGGGATATCTCTTATAATCTATGCCGGAATAGTCGCAGGCTTCCCAAATGCTGTTATTAGTTCAATATCTCTTATCAAGGCAGGAGAGATAAACCTTATATTAATGCTGCTTTTGTTAGTTATGATGATTGCTGTGATAGCTGTTATTGTCTTCATTGAAAGAGGTCAGCGGAAGATACCTATACAATATGCCAAAAGGGTTGTAGGGAGAAAGGTATACGGCGGACAGAATACGCACCTTCCGTTAAAGATTAATACTGCCGGTGTTATCCCTCCTATTTTCGCATCTTCTATTTTAATGTTTCCTGCAACTATCGCAGGATTTATATCTATTCCATGGGTTCAATCAATTGCAGGCCAGTTTGCTCCGGGATCCGTGTTCTATACTATATCTTTTACCGCAATGGTCTTCTTTTTCTGCTATTTTTATGCTTCAATAACATTTAATCCTGTCGATATAGCAGAGAACCTCAAGAAGCACGGAGGGTTTATACCTGGCGTGAGACCCGGCCAGAAGACATCTGACCATATCTTTAAGGTGCTTTCAAGGATTACTTTTGGCGGTGCTGTCTATCTCGCATCGGTATGTCTGCTGCCCCAGTTCCTCATAACGTGGTTCAATGTTCCATTCTATTTCGGCGGCACATCCATTCTAATCGTGGTCGGTGTGGCGCTTGATACCATTTCACAGATGGAGTCGCATCTTGTTACACGTTCATATGACGGCTTTCTCAAGAAAGGCAGGATTCGCGGCAGGAGAGGCTGAACATTTTGACATTAAGTTTTTCGCTTTTTTAAAGATACTGGTATCGATCATTGATAGTTCTAAAGTCTCAGGATGAAATAGACAGGATGGCATTGGCTTGCCGTATAGTGGCTGAAGTCCTCATGAAGATAAGGGAGTGCATAGCTCCCGGGATGACGACAAAAGAACTTGATCAAATTGCAGAATCGTATATTTTGTCACAAAAGGCAACGCCGGCTTTTAAGGGTTATAAAGGCTACCCTGCAACACTCTGTACTTCACTGAATGATCAGGTAGTACACGGAATACCAGGTTCAGCTGTATTAAAAGAGGGTGATATAATCAGCATTGATGTCGGCGTGTACCAGGGTGGTTTTTATGGAGACGCTGCCATAACTTTGCCTGTGGGGCAGATATCTCAAGAGGCCGGTAAATTGCTGTCTTCTACAGAAGAAGCACTTTATAAAGGGATTGAAAAAGCGCTTGTTGGCAACAGGCTTTCAGATATCTCTTATGCTGTTCAGAAGCATGCTGAAGCCGATGGCTTCTCAGTTGTAAAGCAATTTGTCGGGCATGGGATCGGCAGGGAACTTCATGAAGATCCGCAGATTCCTAATTTTGGAAAGCCGGGTCAAGGCCCTTTTTTGAGAGAAGGAATGA
The genomic region above belongs to Nitrospirota bacterium and contains:
- the rplV gene encoding 50S ribosomal protein L22, giving the protein MESKALLRYARISPRKVRRVTDLIKGKTAGDALVSLKFLPHSPARIVSKILRSAVANAEQKKVADPESMRVAKVFIDQGPVMKRMMPRAMGRADVIRKRSSHITLILEE
- the rpsC gene encoding 30S ribosomal protein S3 translates to MGQKAHPIGIRLGIIKTWNSKWFAKKDYVELLHEDLAIQKFIKDSLFHAGVPKVEIERAGQKLKVIIQTARPGIIIGKRGAEVDKLKKTLEDMTGKKVSIDIKEVRKPELDAQLVAENIALQLEKRIMFRRAMKKSVTTARRFGALGIKVMCGGRLGGAEIARSEWYREGRVPLHTFRSDIDYGTAEAKTTFGRIGVKVWIYRGDILEKPALAEIASGDTVS
- the rplP gene encoding 50S ribosomal protein L16 codes for the protein MLMPKKVKFRKMMKGNMNGKAYRGSSISFGEYGLKALEPGWVTNRQIESARIAISRHAKRGCKLWIRIFPDKPLTKKPAETRMGKGKGALSGVWVAVVKPGRVMYEISGVSEELAKEALRLASHKLAIATKFVKRGDVL
- the rpmC gene encoding 50S ribosomal protein L29 → MKKSSELRDMTVEELRHEEHDLRKELFNLRFQKVTGEIENPMRINQVKKGIARVLTVSGYKSRASK
- the rpsQ gene encoding 30S ribosomal protein S17, coding for MPRKNYTGEVLSDKMDKTVVVAVTRVTQHPLYKKTVTKVSKFKAHDEENQCKIGDKVQITESRPISKDKRWKVTEIVKRGSE
- the rplN gene encoding 50S ribosomal protein L14, whose product is MIQVQTVLDVADNSGAKKVMCIRVSGGSRRRYARIGDRIVVSVKEAIANSNVKKGTVMKAVVVRTKKELRRQDGSYIRFDQNAAVLINAEGEPVGTRIFGPVARELRWKDYMKIISLAPEVL
- a CDS encoding 50S ribosomal protein L24, whose product is MGLGIKKEDTILVIAGDDKGKRGRVLEVDPGKDRLVIESINMIKKHMKPNNKYKQGGIIEKEAPMNLSNVMLVCSKCDKPVRIGHKILENGTKVRTCNKCGEVI
- the rplE gene encoding 50S ribosomal protein L5; protein product: MSRLREKYNKEVVSILMKEFSFKNVMQVPRITSIVLNVGMGEAIQEIKLLDAAVKELATITGQAPVITKAKKSIATFKLREGMSIGAKVTLRGDRMYDFLDKFISLALPRIRDFNGVSPKSFDGRGNFSFGVKEQIIFPEINYDKIASTHGMNVVIVTSAKTDAQGRALLKHLGMPFINKNVN
- a CDS encoding type Z 30S ribosomal protein S14; the protein is MAKKCLVEKSKRTPKFKVRAYHRCRLCGRPNGFLREFGMCRICFRTLALKGMIPGVTKSSW
- the rpsH gene encoding 30S ribosomal protein S8, with protein sequence MMTDPIADMLTRIRNGNMAKLEKVDMPSSKLKLEMTKILKEKGFIRGYKVLKDNKQGIIRISLKYFGGDKRVITDLKRISKPGRRVYVDSASIPKVMGGVGLAIISTSKGVLSDDMCRKERVGGEVLCNVW
- the rplF gene encoding 50S ribosomal protein L6, which encodes MSRIGKTPINVANGVDVKIQGSNISVKGPKGQLIWDFPSRMKVSLQDKVLVVERPSDSKDVRSLHGTTRSIIANMVTGVSEGYKIVLQIIGVGYRAQVQGNKINFAIGYSHPVEFVLPEGISAEIDKKQTLLTLTGIDKQLIGQVAANIIAIRPPDAYKGKGIRFEGEQIKLKAGKTGK
- a CDS encoding 50S ribosomal protein L18, which translates into the protein MNLKRQEPRKKRHFRVRKKIAGTAARTRLNVFRSSNHIYAQLIDDYSGTTVASASSLDKDVKGKIKSGGNIDSAKVVGLLIAERASSKGIKSVVFDRGGYLYHGRVKALADAAREGGLEF
- the rpsE gene encoding 30S ribosomal protein S5, yielding MVGRINPESLNLKDKVVFINRVAKVVKGGRRFSFSALVVVGDENGYVGFGKGKAGEVPEAIRKAIEHAKKNLIKVSLNNGTIPHRIVGSYGAGRVVIQPGKPGTGLIAGGPVRAVMEVTGIRNIVAKSLGSRNPFNMIRATIDGFTKLQDSNTTLRRAGRAEEGQEQGLTNEES
- the rpmD gene encoding 50S ribosomal protein L30 produces the protein MKNLKITLKRSVIGKPEKQRKIVRSLGLRKLHQTVLHRDEPTIRGMIHKISHMLEVAESE
- the rplO gene encoding 50S ribosomal protein L15, which codes for MRLSDLAPVPGSRKKRKRVGRGPGSGHGKTACKGHKGQKARTGGGTRPGFEGGQMPLQRRIPKRGFTNIFQEQYSVVNVGALNDITDTPITPEVLVEKGLIKNIANPVKILGSGELTNPVNVKAHAFSASAKEKISNAKGNAETI
- the secY gene encoding preprotein translocase subunit SecY, with the protein product MSIVASFQNVFKIPELKSRILFTLGLLAVYRIGAHIPTPGIDGLELSKFLLDRGGALMGFFDMFSGGALSRATIFALGIMPYISASIILQLLTVVVPALGKLAKEGESGRKKITQYTRYGTVVISIIQSLGIAVGIESMNQGAFVQDPGWSFRLMTMLTMTSGTAFIMWLGEQITERGIGNGISLIIYAGIVAGFPNAVISSISLIKAGEINLILMLLLLVMMIAVIAVIVFIERGQRKIPIQYAKRVVGRKVYGGQNTHLPLKINTAGVIPPIFASSILMFPATIAGFISIPWVQSIAGQFAPGSVFYTISFTAMVFFFCYFYASITFNPVDIAENLKKHGGFIPGVRPGQKTSDHIFKVLSRITFGGAVYLASVCLLPQFLITWFNVPFYFGGTSILIVVGVALDTISQMESHLVTRSYDGFLKKGRIRGRRG
- the map gene encoding type I methionyl aminopeptidase, encoding MIVLKSQDEIDRMALACRIVAEVLMKIRECIAPGMTTKELDQIAESYILSQKATPAFKGYKGYPATLCTSLNDQVVHGIPGSAVLKEGDIISIDVGVYQGGFYGDAAITLPVGQISQEAGKLLSSTEEALYKGIEKALVGNRLSDISYAVQKHAEADGFSVVKQFVGHGIGRELHEDPQIPNFGKPGQGPFLREGMTLAIEPMINAGTWKVDVLKDGWTAVTRDGRLSAHFEHTVAVTKNGPIILTKFH